TCTCGGTGGCCAGCGGCCTGGTCGCGTCAGGCTGAGCCTTCAGCTTCTTCGCCGACAGATGCTTGTGGTGGTGGCGATGGGTGTGCACGGTCTTGTGCTCGTCGGCCGTGACCGCGGCGTTGGCATTCATCGCCGTCGACTTGGTATCCACCTTGGCGTCCGCCTTGACGTCGGCGGACTTCGCACCGGTCTCCACACCGGTCTTGGCATCGGCCTTGACGGCAATGTCCGGTTTCGCGGCGGTGGTCGAGGCCTTGGTCTGGCTCTGGTCGGCCTTAATCACCGGGGCCGTGGTGGTCTTGCCAGCCTCGGCAGCGAAGGCCGGGGCTGCGATCACGGAAGCGGCGAGCAAGGCTGCGGAAATGGTCTTCAACATGGCAGGTCTCCTCTTGGAAGGATCTCGAGGCGGCGCCCTCTCGCCACCCCTTCGATCATGGGTGGGAGCCTAGGGACGGCGCGCTGAACCCGGTCTGAAGCCCCTTGCAGGCTTCCGTTCATCTCGATGACGAGTTTGTCATCCGCGCCCGGGCGAATAGATCGTGCGAAGCGGGAATGTTTTCGGCAGACGGGTGTTCCGGTCTTCGGGCAATCGTGTAGGATCGCCACGTTCCATACGGGAGAATTCAGATG
The sequence above is drawn from the Bradyrhizobium amphicarpaeae genome and encodes:
- a CDS encoding His-rich protein BRANT, which gives rise to MLKTISAALLAASVIAAPAFAAEAGKTTTAPVIKADQSQTKASTTAAKPDIAVKADAKTGVETGAKSADVKADAKVDTKSTAMNANAAVTADEHKTVHTHRHHHKHLSAKKLKAQPDATRPLATEKRS